From a region of the Microcoleus sp. bin38.metabat.b11b12b14.051 genome:
- a CDS encoding chemotaxis protein CheC, which produces MKLSARQLDALQELVNIGIGQAAGILNDMIESPIRLQIPYLQILSPAQVQAELEQHLNGEQIAAVQLKFTGSFGGIAQLVFPTNSAAMLVTMLTGEEVGTHDLDSVKIGTLSEVGNIVINGVMGAISNVLQQRLNYSIPNYTEGTIATLLTSGGLSADTVVLLAQTRFIIEKLHIQGDIILIFNVSSFDALLAAINQLAGGL; this is translated from the coding sequence ATGAAATTAAGTGCTCGACAGCTCGATGCTTTGCAAGAACTCGTCAACATCGGGATCGGTCAGGCAGCAGGGATTTTGAACGACATGATCGAATCTCCCATTCGCTTGCAAATCCCCTACCTCCAAATCCTGTCTCCAGCCCAGGTACAAGCAGAATTAGAGCAGCACCTCAACGGCGAACAAATCGCCGCCGTCCAGCTCAAATTCACTGGTTCCTTTGGCGGTATTGCCCAGCTAGTCTTTCCCACCAACAGCGCGGCAATGCTGGTGACGATGCTGACAGGGGAAGAAGTCGGAACTCACGACCTAGATTCAGTGAAAATTGGTACGCTGAGTGAAGTGGGAAATATTGTAATCAATGGGGTCATGGGTGCAATCAGCAACGTACTTCAGCAACGGCTGAACTACTCAATTCCCAATTATACCGAAGGGACGATCGCCACTTTGCTGACATCTGGCGGTTTGAGTGCTGATACAGTTGTGTTATTAGCCCAGACCCGTTTCATTATTGAAAAGCTTCACATTCAAGGAGACATCATCCTCATTTTCAATGTCAGTTCCTTTGACGCCTTGTTGGCTGCGATCAATCAACTTGCCGGGGGTCTATGA
- a CDS encoding response regulator, whose protein sequence is MTSILVVEDSWLTRRVICKILRAEGYETWEASSGPEALELLATKTPNCMLLDLLMPEMEGREVLQAMRSRGYKIPVIVITADIQSTTKSECMELGALAVIHKMPNSDELIGWIKKALSASEESAP, encoded by the coding sequence GTGACATCAATTCTCGTTGTCGAAGATTCGTGGTTGACTCGCAGGGTAATCTGCAAAATCCTGCGAGCAGAAGGATACGAGACTTGGGAGGCATCGAGCGGCCCGGAAGCTCTGGAACTGCTGGCGACTAAAACCCCAAACTGTATGCTTTTAGATCTGCTGATGCCAGAAATGGAAGGTCGGGAAGTCCTGCAAGCCATGCGCTCACGAGGATATAAAATTCCAGTCATCGTAATAACGGCAGACATTCAATCCACCACCAAATCCGAGTGCATGGAACTCGGAGCCCTGGCAGTCATTCACAAAATGCCCAACTCAGACGAACTGATCGGGTGGATCAAAAAAGCTCTCAGTGCCAGCGAGGAGAGCGCCCCATGA
- a CDS encoding tetratricopeptide repeat protein, whose protein sequence is MDSNLLIVYLSVLLAILGSTSWFVVRQILKTRKLEMSLERLENKLTVEKGTAQEYYELGSIYVDKKLYSQAIVLFQKALKAKDLEGEEDKAAIYNALGFAHFGQEQYDIAIRQYKEALKLQPEYVTSLNNLGHAYERKKLTAQALEMYEQALTCDPENATAKGRVESLRKRLVIYN, encoded by the coding sequence ATGGATAGTAATTTGCTGATTGTTTACCTGTCAGTATTGCTGGCGATACTCGGCAGCACTTCCTGGTTTGTGGTGCGCCAGATTCTCAAAACTCGGAAGCTGGAAATGTCTCTAGAACGCTTAGAAAATAAGCTGACAGTTGAAAAAGGAACAGCACAGGAATACTACGAACTAGGAAGTATCTATGTAGATAAGAAGCTTTACTCCCAGGCGATCGTGCTGTTTCAAAAAGCATTGAAAGCCAAAGACTTAGAAGGGGAAGAAGACAAAGCAGCTATTTACAACGCTCTGGGTTTTGCACACTTCGGCCAAGAACAGTACGACATCGCGATCCGCCAGTACAAAGAAGCCTTGAAGTTGCAGCCAGAATACGTTACATCTCTCAACAATCTGGGTCATGCCTACGAGCGCAAGAAATTAACAGCTCAAGCCTTGGAAATGTACGAACAAGCTCTCACCTGCGATCCAGAGAATGCCACGGCTAAAGGGCGAGTAGAGTCCCTCAGGAAGCGTTTGGTAATCTATAATTGA
- the rplT gene encoding 50S ribosomal protein L20 yields the protein MTRVKRGNVARARRKKILKLAKGFRGAQSKQFRTANQRVMQALRNSYRDRKKRKRDFRRLWIARINAASRQHGTSYSKLIGNMKKANIEINRKMLAQMAIIDPATFGKVVEMANRAGS from the coding sequence ATGACACGGGTAAAACGCGGTAATGTCGCCAGAGCGCGCCGCAAAAAAATTCTCAAATTAGCCAAGGGTTTCCGAGGCGCACAGTCCAAACAGTTCCGCACAGCTAACCAACGGGTGATGCAAGCCCTGCGTAACAGTTATCGCGATCGCAAAAAACGCAAACGCGATTTCCGCCGCCTGTGGATTGCTCGGATCAATGCTGCATCGCGCCAGCACGGCACGAGCTACAGCAAATTGATCGGTAACATGAAGAAGGCAAATATCGAAATCAACCGCAAAATGCTGGCACAAATGGCAATCATTGACCCCGCAACCTTCGGTAAAGTCGTGGAAATGGCCAATCGAGCCGGATCGTGA
- the rpmI gene encoding 50S ribosomal protein L35, translating to MPKLKTRKAAAKRFRATGSGKIVRRKAYKSHLLSHKSSARKSRLSKLVVIDETNDGNVRLMLPYL from the coding sequence ATGCCAAAACTCAAAACTCGCAAAGCAGCCGCAAAGCGCTTTAGAGCGACCGGCAGCGGTAAAATTGTGCGCCGCAAAGCTTACAAAAGCCACTTGCTCTCTCACAAAAGTTCAGCTCGCAAAAGCCGTCTCTCTAAGCTGGTCGTCATCGATGAGACTAATGATGGTAACGTGCGGTTAATGCTTCCATACTTGTAA
- a CDS encoding type 1 glutamine amidotransferase — MKIHYLQHVGFEGLGRIEPWAIAQNHSLSVTRFYNNEPLPSVQEIDWLIVMGGPMNIYEDDKYPWLTAEKQFIEQAIKQDKTVIGICLGAQLIADVLGTKVDPGPQKEIGWFPIEMTDEAENFAVFNSLPQKLTVFHWHGDTFDLPKGAIRLAYSEGCQNQAFVYNKKVLGLQFHLESTKDSVQQIIQNCGDELVEGKYIHKPEEMLTRESDFDAINKAMNTILNNLSAEVQPN; from the coding sequence ATGAAGATTCATTATCTACAGCACGTTGGTTTTGAAGGGCTAGGCAGAATTGAACCGTGGGCGATCGCTCAAAATCACTCATTGTCAGTCACCAGGTTTTATAATAACGAACCTTTGCCTTCTGTTCAAGAAATTGATTGGCTGATTGTCATGGGCGGGCCGATGAATATTTACGAAGATGACAAGTACCCTTGGCTGACAGCAGAAAAACAGTTTATTGAGCAAGCAATTAAACAGGATAAAACAGTCATTGGCATCTGTCTGGGAGCACAATTAATTGCTGATGTTCTAGGTACAAAAGTTGATCCGGGGCCGCAAAAAGAAATTGGTTGGTTTCCGATTGAAATGACCGATGAAGCTGAGAATTTTGCCGTTTTCAACTCACTACCACAGAAGCTGACCGTTTTTCATTGGCATGGCGATACATTTGACCTACCAAAAGGTGCGATTCGTCTAGCATACAGCGAAGGGTGTCAGAACCAGGCATTTGTTTATAACAAAAAAGTATTAGGTTTACAGTTTCACCTCGAATCAACCAAAGACAGCGTACAGCAAATTATTCAAAACTGTGGAGATGAATTAGTGGAAGGTAAATACATTCATAAACCAGAGGAAATGTTGACAAGAGAGAGTGATTTCGATGCAATCAACAAAGCCATGAACACAATCTTAAATAATCTATCAGCAGAAGTGCAGCCTAATTAG
- a CDS encoding glutathione S-transferase family protein, translating to MNSSTIANSDPLRLITIPISHYCEKVRWALDLLKLPYIEEKHVPAFHRSATRKYGGSSVPVLASKSGNFTDSTEILHYLDTISSSDFRLYPTEPKLRREVEELEELFDTRLGVDIRNWAYFYRLDNRDTMRKAWCKGTPLLERVGFEIGFPLISAKVRQTYNITAESAALSLQGIREVFEIVNQRLADDRPYLAGDNLSAADLTFAALAAPVLQPPEHPVLVAKIDELPIDMVSVIRELQATVAGNHALRLYREQR from the coding sequence ATGAATAGTTCAACAATTGCCAATTCCGATCCACTGCGCTTGATTACTATTCCAATCAGCCACTACTGCGAAAAAGTTCGCTGGGCGCTAGACTTGCTAAAACTTCCCTACATTGAAGAAAAACACGTACCAGCTTTTCACCGCTCGGCTACCCGCAAATACGGAGGTAGCAGCGTTCCTGTTTTAGCTAGCAAATCTGGCAATTTTACCGATTCAACCGAGATTTTGCATTATCTCGATACCATAAGTTCATCAGATTTCCGATTATATCCAACCGAGCCTAAATTGCGCCGAGAAGTTGAAGAATTGGAAGAGTTATTTGATACGAGATTGGGGGTAGATATTCGCAATTGGGCATATTTTTATCGATTGGATAATCGCGATACAATGCGAAAAGCTTGGTGTAAAGGGACGCCTCTGTTGGAGCGAGTTGGATTTGAAATAGGCTTTCCGTTGATTAGCGCCAAAGTGCGGCAAACTTACAACATTACAGCAGAGTCAGCAGCCCTTTCGCTGCAAGGGATTCGGGAAGTTTTCGAGATAGTGAATCAAAGATTAGCAGACGATCGCCCTTATTTAGCAGGCGATAATTTATCGGCGGCAGACTTGACTTTTGCCGCATTAGCTGCTCCAGTGTTGCAACCTCCCGAACATCCGGTTTTGGTGGCGAAAATTGACGAATTGCCGATCGATATGGTATCAGTAATTAGAGAGTTGCAGGCAACAGTTGCCGGAAATCACGCACTCCGCTTGTACCGAGAGCAGCGCTAA
- a CDS encoding TetR/AcrR family transcriptional regulator: protein MSKAQETREKILREAAALFNQYGYSGSSMSDIMRVTGLQKGGIYNHFHSKDELALQAFDFAVQCMRKEYLGALKGNKNAIDRLKAMVSAFSKLAENSPIPGGCPLLNTAVESDDAHPALRQRAQIAMDGWRALICKIIDKGIAKGEVRENVEADAVATILISTLEGAIMMSKLYGDPIHINRAITHLHAYLDNQL, encoded by the coding sequence ATGTCAAAAGCCCAAGAAACCAGAGAAAAAATTCTCAGGGAAGCCGCAGCACTGTTCAATCAGTACGGCTACTCAGGTTCTTCTATGTCCGACATCATGCGCGTTACAGGCTTGCAAAAAGGAGGAATTTACAACCACTTCCACAGCAAAGACGAACTAGCCTTGCAAGCCTTTGATTTTGCCGTTCAATGTATGCGTAAAGAATATCTCGGGGCTTTGAAAGGAAACAAAAATGCGATCGATCGCCTAAAAGCTATGGTATCAGCATTTAGTAAATTAGCCGAAAATTCTCCTATACCTGGCGGCTGTCCCCTGTTAAATACCGCAGTTGAAAGCGATGACGCTCATCCAGCCTTGCGCCAGCGCGCACAAATAGCAATGGATGGTTGGCGCGCCTTGATTTGCAAAATAATTGACAAAGGAATTGCCAAAGGTGAAGTGCGAGAAAATGTCGAAGCTGATGCAGTAGCAACTATTCTGATTTCAACGTTGGAGGGGGCGATAATGATGAGCAAACTTTACGGAGATCCGATTCACATCAACAGAGCAATTACCCACTTACACGCTTATCTCGACAATCAACTTTAG
- a CDS encoding 5-(carboxyamino)imidazole ribonucleotide synthase, producing the protein MKSNQTAASSSAKFKRVGVIGGGQLAGMMGDAANALGLELIVQTPQATDPAVCVAAGAVLAAVDDVLATAHLADGCDVVTFENEFVDVDGLRILEQQGVLFQPSLSSLSPLLDKYVQRCYLQDLDLPTPRFWAPADLSQLQLDSLQQSEQKQIGSEGVGDAPNLGFVAIDNRGISVSDSTEIAQNSESGPRDFPFVVKVRRHGYDGQGTFIVKDRESFESISAQLKGQSLLVEEFVPFDRELAVIAARSANGEMAIYPIVETQQLDQVCRRAIAPADISLEVQAEACAIARTLLNSLEAVGVFGIELFLTADNKLLVNEIAPRTHNSGHFTIDACETSQFEQHLRAVCQLPLGNCDLKCAGAVMVNLLGYESAESDYLEKRKQLAQISGAFVHWYGKKVSRPGRKLGHVTVVSDARLGDEGGQSASAIAQTVESIWYST; encoded by the coding sequence ATGAAATCAAATCAAACCGCTGCGAGTTCCTCTGCAAAATTTAAGCGGGTGGGCGTTATCGGCGGCGGCCAGCTAGCTGGGATGATGGGGGATGCTGCTAATGCGCTGGGTCTTGAATTAATAGTGCAAACTCCTCAGGCAACTGACCCGGCTGTTTGTGTGGCTGCGGGTGCTGTTTTGGCTGCTGTTGATGATGTTTTGGCTACGGCTCATTTGGCAGATGGCTGCGATGTTGTTACTTTTGAAAATGAGTTTGTGGATGTGGATGGTTTGCGGATTCTCGAACAGCAAGGTGTATTATTTCAGCCCAGCTTGTCGTCGCTTTCTCCTTTGTTGGATAAGTACGTGCAGCGCTGTTATTTACAAGATTTGGATTTGCCCACTCCCAGGTTTTGGGCGCCCGCGGATCTGAGCCAATTGCAGTTAGATTCGTTGCAGCAATCCGAGCAAAAGCAAATTGGCTCCGAAGGTGTGGGGGATGCGCCGAATTTGGGGTTCGTGGCGATCGACAATCGGGGAATTTCCGTTTCCGACAGCACAGAGATAGCACAAAACTCGGAATCTGGGCCGAGAGATTTTCCCTTTGTGGTCAAAGTTCGCCGCCACGGTTACGACGGCCAAGGTACTTTTATTGTTAAGGATCGCGAGAGTTTTGAGTCAATTAGCGCTCAACTAAAAGGCCAGTCTTTGCTAGTGGAAGAGTTTGTGCCCTTCGATCGCGAGTTGGCTGTGATTGCTGCTCGATCGGCGAATGGCGAAATGGCGATTTACCCGATCGTGGAAACCCAACAGCTCGATCAAGTTTGCCGCAGGGCGATCGCGCCCGCGGATATTAGTTTAGAGGTGCAAGCTGAAGCTTGTGCGATCGCCCGTACTCTCCTCAATAGCTTAGAAGCTGTCGGCGTATTCGGCATTGAATTGTTTTTAACCGCCGACAATAAGCTGTTAGTCAATGAAATCGCCCCGCGCACTCACAACTCGGGACATTTTACCATCGATGCTTGCGAAACTTCACAATTTGAACAGCATTTGCGCGCGGTTTGTCAACTGCCTTTAGGCAATTGCGATCTGAAATGTGCAGGTGCTGTGATGGTAAATTTGCTCGGCTACGAGTCTGCGGAGTCCGACTATTTAGAAAAACGAAAACAACTGGCACAAATCAGCGGCGCTTTTGTACATTGGTATGGTAAGAAAGTATCGCGTCCGGGCCGCAAACTCGGTCACGTTACTGTTGTGTCCGATGCCCGGTTGGGGGATGAGGGAGGACAGTCGGCTAGTGCGATCGCTCAAACCGTAGAATCCATCTGGTATTCAACTTAA
- the purD gene encoding phosphoribosylamine--glycine ligase encodes MKVLVVGNGGREHAIAKKLLESTRVKQVFCVPGNGGTATTKGCQNLSLNIDDFQGIERFVMVNNIGLVIVGPELPLSLGIVDYFQQRKLMIFGPNKAGAQIESSKSWAKELMLSEGIPTPKAAVFTEAEAAKAYVLEQGAPIVIKADGLASGKGVTVATTVKMAHSAINTIFRGEFGTDNIRVVVEEYVTGQEVSILALTDGITVEPLLPAQDHKAIGEGDKGANTGGMGAYAPAPIVTPELMDRIQAEILEPTLAALRKRNIDYRGVLYAGLMIASEGEPTVLEFNCRFGDPETQAVLSLLETPLEDLVLACCQQRLGEYSNIRWKSGASVCVVLASGGYPGNYQKGKVITGIEEAEAKGADVFHAGTQLKQQQLVTEGGRVLGVTAAGETLEQAISKAYAAVDCIQFEGVYCRRDIGRRALADKI; translated from the coding sequence GTGAAAGTTTTGGTTGTGGGGAACGGAGGTCGCGAACACGCGATCGCCAAAAAATTGCTAGAATCGACGCGGGTTAAACAAGTATTCTGCGTACCGGGTAACGGTGGCACAGCTACCACCAAAGGCTGTCAAAATCTCTCGCTCAACATCGACGACTTCCAAGGCATCGAACGCTTTGTGATGGTCAACAACATCGGATTAGTGATTGTCGGCCCGGAATTGCCCCTATCGCTAGGCATCGTTGACTACTTCCAACAGCGAAAACTGATGATTTTCGGCCCCAACAAAGCCGGCGCCCAAATAGAATCCAGCAAATCCTGGGCTAAAGAATTGATGCTCTCCGAGGGTATCCCAACACCCAAAGCTGCCGTATTTACAGAAGCAGAAGCAGCTAAAGCATACGTGCTGGAACAAGGAGCGCCCATAGTTATCAAAGCAGACGGACTCGCATCAGGCAAAGGAGTCACCGTTGCCACCACCGTCAAAATGGCTCACAGCGCCATCAACACCATTTTCCGAGGGGAATTCGGCACCGACAACATCCGAGTCGTCGTGGAAGAATATGTCACGGGCCAAGAAGTCTCGATTCTCGCCCTCACGGATGGCATTACCGTAGAACCCCTGCTGCCGGCCCAAGACCACAAAGCCATCGGCGAAGGCGACAAGGGAGCAAACACGGGCGGTATGGGAGCCTACGCCCCGGCGCCAATTGTCACCCCAGAACTCATGGACAGGATTCAAGCAGAAATTCTCGAACCCACCCTCGCAGCGCTGCGAAAACGCAACATCGACTACCGGGGCGTCCTCTACGCAGGTTTAATGATCGCCAGCGAAGGAGAACCCACAGTCTTGGAATTCAACTGTCGTTTCGGAGATCCCGAAACTCAAGCGGTTTTGTCGCTCTTGGAAACTCCCTTAGAAGATTTGGTGTTGGCTTGCTGTCAACAGCGTCTCGGTGAATATTCCAATATTCGCTGGAAGTCGGGGGCTTCTGTTTGTGTAGTTTTGGCTTCAGGGGGCTATCCGGGAAATTACCAAAAAGGCAAAGTTATTACAGGTATCGAGGAAGCCGAAGCCAAAGGTGCAGACGTGTTTCATGCCGGCACTCAGTTGAAGCAGCAGCAATTGGTGACCGAGGGCGGCCGCGTTTTGGGCGTCACCGCTGCGGGTGAAACTTTGGAACAAGCTATTTCCAAAGCTTATGCAGCAGTCGATTGCATCCAATTTGAAGGGGTATACTGCCGTCGTGATATCGGCCGTCGGGCTTTGGCGGACAAAATTTAG
- a CDS encoding HAMP domain-containing sensor histidine kinase — translation MLAILNKIREIIARWWSDFTLQTRLMAGATLVVSLIMSGLTFWAVNTIQLDARLNDTRYGRDLGLLLAANVAPLIANNDRSEVARFSRQFYSSTSSVRYMLYADEAGDIFLGIPFSESEVRTSLTLRRQIKLPDNFIADIEARNLTSLPLVRQHLTPDGEVTDVFVPLIHEDKYLGVLAIGINPNPAAVISSNLTRDVTLAVFVTIWVMVILGAVFNALTITQPIKQLVFGVKNIASGNFKQRVDLPLGGELGELIGSFNEMAEKLESYEEQNIEELTAEKAKLETLVSTIADGALLLDANLQVILVNPTGRRIFGWEGKNAIGVNVVNILPAEVQRELARPLHEIAAGDREGGEFRITLSQPVNRTIRILLTTVILHKAPGADPLCRSCVRDEENTCTEPQRPTAIECTFYEQTSKHQGSGQYRESLKGIAMTVQDITREVELNEAKSNFISNVSHELRTPLFNIKSFIETLHEYGEDLLESERREFLEIANRETDRLTRLVNDVLDLSRLESCRIYQLDAVDLPQAVEQTLRTYQLNAKDKGIELEQEVDPYLPPALGHYDLLLQVFANLVGNALKFTESGGKVAIRAYLLESHAPARKEGASANHNLSPNSNHFPVVRIEISDTGIGIDPEDQQAIFDRFFRVENRVHTLEGTGLGLSIVRNIIDKHHTKINLVSEVNAGTTFWFDLAVYQPKQAVDMENPWSVEAQVESETISSHVN, via the coding sequence ATGCTGGCCATACTAAACAAAATCCGAGAAATTATTGCCCGCTGGTGGTCGGACTTTACCCTCCAGACTCGCCTGATGGCCGGTGCTACCCTCGTAGTGTCGTTAATTATGAGCGGCCTAACTTTTTGGGCCGTGAATACTATCCAGCTAGACGCCCGACTTAACGATACTCGCTACGGCCGTGACCTCGGCCTGCTGTTGGCGGCAAATGTGGCGCCGCTGATTGCGAATAACGATCGCTCCGAAGTTGCCCGTTTTTCGCGCCAATTTTACAGCAGCACATCCAGCGTCCGCTATATGCTGTACGCCGACGAAGCAGGAGATATTTTCCTGGGGATACCATTCTCCGAATCCGAGGTACGCACTTCCCTCACCCTGCGCCGCCAAATTAAACTCCCCGATAATTTTATCGCCGATATTGAAGCGAGAAATTTGACTTCTTTGCCTTTAGTGCGGCAGCACTTGACGCCAGACGGAGAAGTTACCGACGTATTTGTGCCACTAATTCACGAGGACAAATATTTAGGCGTTTTGGCGATCGGCATTAACCCAAATCCCGCAGCAGTTATCTCTTCAAATCTGACCAGGGATGTCACTTTAGCAGTATTTGTCACGATTTGGGTGATGGTAATTTTGGGCGCTGTATTTAATGCCCTAACAATTACTCAGCCGATCAAACAATTAGTGTTCGGGGTCAAAAACATCGCCAGCGGGAATTTTAAGCAACGAGTTGACCTGCCTTTGGGGGGAGAATTGGGCGAGTTGATCGGCAGTTTTAACGAGATGGCCGAGAAACTCGAAAGTTATGAAGAACAAAATATAGAAGAGTTGACAGCCGAAAAAGCCAAGCTAGAAACTTTGGTTTCAACTATTGCTGACGGGGCGCTGTTGCTGGATGCGAATTTGCAAGTGATTTTAGTCAACCCGACTGGCCGGCGGATTTTTGGCTGGGAAGGTAAAAATGCGATCGGAGTCAACGTCGTCAACATTTTACCTGCGGAAGTGCAGCGCGAGTTAGCAAGACCTCTGCACGAAATAGCAGCGGGCGATCGCGAAGGCGGCGAATTTCGGATTACTCTGAGCCAACCAGTCAACCGCACAATTCGGATTCTGCTAACCACCGTAATTCTCCACAAAGCCCCGGGGGCCGATCCCCTGTGCAGAAGCTGCGTGCGCGACGAGGAAAATACCTGTACCGAGCCGCAACGCCCAACTGCGATCGAGTGTACTTTCTACGAGCAAACCTCCAAACATCAAGGTTCCGGACAGTACCGAGAAAGTCTCAAAGGTATTGCGATGACAGTACAAGACATCACTCGCGAAGTCGAACTAAATGAGGCTAAAAGCAATTTTATTAGCAATGTTTCTCACGAATTGAGAACCCCTTTATTTAATATCAAATCTTTTATTGAAACTCTCCACGAATACGGAGAAGACCTTCTAGAAAGCGAGCGCCGCGAATTCCTAGAAATCGCCAATCGAGAAACCGATCGCCTCACCCGTTTAGTCAACGACGTGCTAGACTTGTCGCGCCTGGAATCCTGCCGAATTTATCAATTAGACGCAGTTGACCTCCCGCAAGCAGTGGAACAAACCCTGCGGACTTATCAGTTAAATGCCAAAGATAAAGGTATCGAATTAGAGCAAGAAGTTGACCCGTATTTGCCGCCTGCGTTAGGTCATTACGATTTGCTGCTGCAAGTATTTGCAAATTTAGTCGGAAACGCCTTAAAATTTACCGAGTCCGGCGGTAAGGTAGCAATTCGAGCGTATTTGCTAGAATCACACGCACCCGCCCGCAAAGAGGGCGCATCGGCGAACCACAACTTGTCACCCAATTCCAACCATTTTCCCGTGGTGCGGATCGAAATTTCTGATACGGGGATTGGCATAGATCCCGAAGACCAACAAGCAATTTTCGATCGCTTTTTCCGGGTAGAAAACCGAGTTCACACTTTAGAAGGAACCGGATTAGGTCTGTCAATTGTCAGAAACATTATTGACAAGCACCACACTAAAATTAATTTAGTTAGCGAAGTTAACGCGGGTACTACTTTCTGGTTCGACTTGGCGGTTTATCAGCCGAAACAAGCAGTAGACATGGAAAATCCTTGGTCGGTGGAAGCACAGGTGGAGAGTGAAACAATTTCGAGTCATGTTAACTAA